The Triticum aestivum cultivar Chinese Spring chromosome 3A, IWGSC CS RefSeq v2.1, whole genome shotgun sequence genome includes a region encoding these proteins:
- the LOC123060960 gene encoding protein TPR1, whose protein sequence is MSSLSRELVFLILQFLDEEKFKETVHKLEQESGFYFNVKYFEEKVHAGEWDEVERYLSGFTKVDDNRYSMKIFFEIRKQKYLEALDRHDRAKAVDILVKDLKVFSTFNEELYKEITQLLTLENFRENEQLSKYGDTKSARSIMLIELKKLIEANPLFREKLVFPTLKASRLRTLINQSLNWQHQLCKNPRPNPDIKTLFTDHTCSPPNGARTSPVSVPLAAVPKAGAAYQPLTGHAPFQPPPPAGPSLAGWMTSAAVSSSIQSAAVAASSMSVPPNQGMMKRPAISDYQSAESEQLMKRLRPTGHGIDEATYPAPTPQPSWSLDDLPRTVACTLSQGSNVTSMDFHPSRHTLLLVGSANGEFTLWEIGLRERLVSKPFKIWDMQACSAQFQSVLAKDSSMPINRVTWSPDGDLIGVAFAKHLIHLYAYQQPNEARQVLEIEAHSGGVNDIAFSRPNKQLCVVTCGDDKLIRVWDMHGQKIYSFEGHEAPVYSICPHHKETIQFIFSTSIDGKIKAWLYDNAGSRVDYDAPGKWCTTMLYSADGTRLFSCGTSKEGDSHLVEWNESEGSIKRTYSGFRKKASGVVQGVVQFDTAQNHILAAGEDNQIKIWDVDNTNMLTFIDADGGLPGLPRLRFNKEGNLLAVTTVDNGFKILANSDGLRSLRAFGNRPFEAFRSPYEASAMKVSGAPVVAGISPNIGRMDNLDRNSPAKPSPILNGADPASRSIDIKPRISEEKPDKAKPWELMEVLNPQQFRVATLPETPDQTSKVVRLLYTNSGVGLLALGSNAIQRLWKWNRNEQNPSGKATASVVPQHWQPNSGLVMANDIGETPPEESVPCIALSKNDSYVMSACGGKVSLFNMMTFKVMTTFMPPPPASTFLAFHPQDNNIIAIGMEDSTIHIYNVRVDEVKIRLKGHQKRITGLAFSNSLHILVSSGADAQLCVWATDSWEKKKLVAIQMPAGKTPSGDTRVQFNSDQNRLLVVHETQIAIYDASKMERIYQWIPQGTLSAAISHASYSCNSQLVFAAFTDGNVAIFDADNLRLRCRIASSAYMSTIAINSNPPVYPFVVAAHPQEPNQFAVGLSDGSVKVMEPLESDGKWGTPAPVENGVANGRAPASSATSNPATDQNQR, encoded by the exons ATGTCGTCCCTCAGCCGCGAGCTCGTCTTCCTCATCCTCCAGTTCCTcgacgaggagaagttcaaggagACCGTGCACAA GCTTGAACAAGAGTCAGGCTTTTACTTCAACGTCAAGTACTTTGAGGAGAAGGTCCATGCTGGGGAGTGGGATGAGGTGGAAAGGTATCTCTCAGGTTTCACCAAGGTGGACGACAATAGGTATTCGATGAAGATCTTCTTTGAGATCAGGAAGCAGAAGTATTTGGAAGCTCTTGATAG GCATGATAGAGCAAAGGCGGTAGATATTCTTGTCAAGGATCTTAAAGTCTTCTCGACATTCAACGAGGAGTTATATAAAGAGATAACACAGCTTCTCACTCTTGAGAATTTCAG GGAAAATGAACAGCTATCTAAGTATGGGGATACAAAATCTGCTCGCAGTATTATGCTGATTGAGCTAAAAAAACTAATCGAAGCAAATCCCCTTTTCCGGGAAAAACTTGTCTTTCCAACCCTTAAAGCATCCCGTTTGCGGACTTTAATTAACCAAAG CTTAAACTGGCAGCATCAACTTTGTAAGAACCCTCGGCCAAATCCAGATATCAAGACATTATTCACGGATCACACTTGCTCTCCTCCCAATGGAGCACGTACATCTCCTGTATCTGTACCATTGGCAGCTGTTCCGAAGGCTGGTGCAGCATACCAGCCACTCACAGGCCATGCT CCATtccagcctcctcctcctgccgGTCCATCTTTAGCTGGTTGGATGACAAGTGCTGCTGTTTCTTCATCCATTCAGTCTGCTGCCGTGGCAGCATCATCAATGTCTGTTCCACCAAATCAAG GCATGATGAAACGCCCAGCTATATCAGACTATCAAAGTGCAGAATCTGAGCAACTAATGAAGCGATTGAGGCCCACTGGACATGGTATTGATGAG GCCACCTATCCTGCACCTACTCCTCAACCTTCATGGTCATTGGATGACCTTCCTAGGACAGTGGCGTGCACATTATCACAGGGATCTAATGTAACTAGCATGGACTTTCATCCTTCTCGTCATACACTACTACTAG TTGGATCTGCTAATGGTGAATTTACACTTTGGGAGATTGGTCTGCGTGAGAGGCTGGTCTCAAAGCCCTTCAAAATTTGGGACATGCAAGCATGTTCAGCACAATTTCAG AGTGTCTTGGCTAAAGACTCTTCCATGCCCATTAATCGAGTTACATGGAGCCCTGATGGAGACTTGATTG GAGTTGCATTCGCAAAACATTTGATCCATCTGTACGCATACCAACAACCTAATGAAGCACGCCAAGTTTTAGAG ATTGAGGCTCATTCTGGAGGAGTTAATGACATAGCATTCTCCCGGCCAAATAAGCAACTCTGTGTTGTCACTTGCGGAGATGACAAGCTGATAAGG GTCTGGGATATGCATGGACAGAAAATATATTCGTTTGAAGGGCACGAGGCACCTGTGTATTCTATTTGCCCTCACCACAAAGAGACTATTCAG TTTATATTCTCAACTTCCATTGATGGGAAAATTAAGGCATGGCTTTATGACAATGCGGGATCTAGGGTGGACTATGATGCTCCAGGAAAATGGTGTACTACAATGCTTTATAGTGCCGATGGAACTAG GCTGTTCTCATGCGGAACAAGCAAAGAGGGAGACTCACATTTGGTTGAGTGGAACGAAAGCGAAGGATCTATCAAGAGAACATATTCTGGATTCCGCAAAAAGGCATCTGGTGTAGTGCAGGGTGTTGTGCAGTTTGATACAGCTCAGAATCACATTTTAGCTGCCGGGGAAGATAACCAAATTAAAATTTGGGATGTTGATAACACCAACATGCTTACCTTTATTGATGCCGATGGAGGCTTGCCA GGCCTTCCCCGGTTAAGGTTCAATAAAGAGGGGAATCTTCTTGCTGTTACTACAGTAGACAATGGCTTTAAGATACTTGCAAATTCTGATGGGCTCAGGTCTTTACGGGCTTTTGGGAACCGGCCTTTCGAGGCGTTTAGGTCACCATATGAAGCTTCTGCGATGAAG GTCTCAGGTGCTCCTGTTGTTGCGGGCATCTCTCCTAACATTGGCCGAATGGATAACTTAGACAGGAACTCTCCTGCAAAGCCATCTCCTATACTG AATGGCGCTGATCCAGCATCTAGAAGCATAGATATAAAGCCAAGAATCTCAGAAGAAAAACCTGATAAAGCCAAACCTTGGGAGCTGATGGAAGTTCTAAATCCCCAGCAATTCCGTGTAGCTACATTGCCAGAAACTCCAGACCAAACCAGCAAG GTTGTCAGACTTCTGTACACAAATTCTGGTGTCGGTTTGTTAGCACTAGGGTCTAATGCCATTCAAAGGCTGTGGAAATGGAACCGAAATGAGCAGAATCCAAGTGGGAAG GCCACGGCTAGTGTTGTGCCACAGCATTGGCAACCAAACAGTGGCCTTGTCATGGCAAATGATATCGGGGAAACACCTCCTGAGGAGTCAGTCCCATGCATTGCACTCTCCAAGAATGATTCTTATGTGATGTCTGCATGTGGTGGAAAGGTCTCATTGTTTAATATGATGACATTTAAG GTGATGACAACATTCATGCCACCTCCACCAGCATCGACCTTTTTAGCATTTCACCCTCAAGATAATAACATCATAGCAATTGGAATGGAAGATTCAACCATCCACATATACAATGTCAGGGTAGATGAG GTCAAAATTAGACTCAAAGGACATCAAAAGAGGATAACTGGATTGGCCTTTTCCAACAGCCTGCATATACTTGTGTCTTCTGGCGCTGATGCACAG TTATGTGTGTGGGCCACCGATTCTTGGGAAAAGAAGAAATTGGTCGCTATACAAATGCCAGCTGGGAAGACTCCATCAGGAGACACAAGGGTTCAGTTTAATTCTGACCAAAATCGCTTGTTAGTAGTCCATGAGACTCAGATAGCTATTTATGATGCATCCAAGATGGAGAGAATCTACCAG TGGATACCTCAGGGCACTTTGTCAGCTGCCATATCACACGCATCGTACTCGTGCAATAGCCAACTAGTTTTTGCTGCTTTTACTGATGGTAATGTTGCCATCTTTGATGCGGATAACTTGAGATTACGATGCCGAATTGCATCATCTGCTTACATGTCTACGATAGCCATAAACAG CAATCCACCCGTTTACCCTTTTGTTGTCGCTGCACACCCCCAAGAACCAAATCAATTCGCAGTCGGGCTGTCAGATGGATCTGTTAAAGTGATGGAGCCGTTGGAGTCCGACGGGAAGTGGGGGACGCCTGCTCCAGTGGAAAATGGGGTGGCCAACGGAAGGGCGCCAGCATCATCAGCTACAAGCAATCCAGCCACAGATCAAAACCAAAGATAG